Proteins encoded within one genomic window of Phototrophicus methaneseepsis:
- the arsM gene encoding arsenite methyltransferase: MDNNEKIHENVRDRYASIARGFTGQEQATCCGSDNTTISLDQIDAGTAQAGACCGTKSDLTTSDTNLLYGDNLPSDLPFDVTGLSLGCGDPVTLAGLKPGEVVLDLGSGGGIDCFYAAKMVGAEGYVIGVDMTDDMLEKANANRDKLNMTNVEFRKGHIENMPVDDNSIDVIMSNCVINLSPQKADVFAEAFRVLKPGGRVSISDIVTEGSFTEEQRADANNWAACISGAIDVNEYMDLMRQAGFDSVEVVDKVVAEDKGIVVERGDMPRIYSARITAYKPA; the protein is encoded by the coding sequence ATGGATAACAACGAGAAAATCCACGAGAATGTCCGTGACCGCTATGCATCAATCGCGCGCGGTTTTACAGGCCAGGAACAGGCTACTTGCTGTGGCAGCGACAATACCACCATCAGCCTGGACCAGATTGACGCCGGGACCGCGCAGGCGGGGGCTTGTTGTGGCACAAAATCAGACCTCACAACAAGCGATACCAACTTACTTTATGGTGATAACCTCCCCAGCGACCTCCCTTTTGATGTCACGGGCCTTTCACTCGGCTGTGGCGACCCCGTGACTTTAGCAGGCCTCAAACCGGGTGAAGTTGTGCTGGACCTGGGTAGCGGTGGCGGCATTGATTGCTTTTATGCAGCTAAGATGGTCGGTGCAGAAGGTTATGTTATCGGCGTCGATATGACGGATGATATGCTGGAAAAAGCCAATGCGAACCGCGATAAGCTCAATATGACCAATGTGGAGTTCCGCAAAGGGCACATTGAAAATATGCCTGTCGACGACAACAGCATTGACGTTATCATGTCTAACTGCGTGATTAACCTCTCCCCACAAAAGGCCGATGTCTTTGCAGAAGCGTTCCGCGTTCTGAAGCCGGGCGGACGTGTTTCCATCAGCGACATTGTGACCGAAGGTTCGTTTACAGAAGAACAACGGGCCGATGCCAATAATTGGGCTGCCTGCATCAGTGGCGCGATTGACGTTAACGAATACATGGATCTCATGCGGCAAGCAGGATTCGACTCTGTTGAAGTCGTTGATAAAGTCGTCGCAGAAGATAAAGGCATTGTGGTCGAGCGCGGCGATATGCCTCGTATTTACAGCGCAAGAATTACAGCCTATAAGCCTGCCTGA
- a CDS encoding ArsR/SmtB family transcription factor yields the protein MDEKLLLFAKAMADDTRQEMMKHLCCVWLSVNDVVDLLGGKVKQPTVSHHLKLLEDAELVLVRQEGRQRFYTLNQEHVTTCCGQLITNYAPDYAGKVIRPEAIPVK from the coding sequence ATGGACGAAAAACTACTTCTCTTCGCAAAAGCTATGGCTGACGATACGCGTCAGGAAATGATGAAGCACCTCTGCTGTGTGTGGCTGAGTGTGAACGATGTCGTTGATCTACTGGGCGGTAAAGTCAAACAGCCCACGGTCAGCCATCATTTAAAATTGCTGGAAGATGCGGAGTTAGTCCTTGTACGCCAGGAAGGACGCCAGCGCTTTTACACACTCAATCAGGAACATGTGACCACCTGTTGCGGGCAGCTCATTACGAACTATGCACCAGATTATGCAGGTAAGGTCATTCGTCCAGAAGCAATTCCGGTGAAGTAG
- a CDS encoding ABC transporter permease yields the protein MSQTALANSFLRKSAFRASILLALLFFVLPLFALTLTALVGIERAMMNADAIVTAALLSLVTTGISTLLTLTIGTPFALWLARGSSKFKSTLKVIMALPVVMPPAVAGLALLLTFGRRGLLGPLLEEAGISLPFTMAAVVMAQVFVSAPFYIRASVAGFEAVHKEYEDAARLDGAAEWQVIRYVTIPMSMNALSAGLVLSWARGLGEFGATILFAGSLQGTTQTLPLLVYNIFERDLYAAAWVGMILIGFAFLTLMLSQWLSTARNNS from the coding sequence ATGAGTCAGACTGCTTTAGCAAATTCCTTTTTGAGGAAAAGTGCGTTCCGCGCCAGTATATTACTGGCGCTGCTCTTTTTCGTCTTACCCCTTTTCGCCCTCACCCTAACGGCGCTTGTGGGCATTGAGCGCGCCATGATGAACGCCGACGCGATTGTGACTGCGGCACTGCTTAGCCTCGTCACAACCGGCATCAGCACCCTTCTGACGCTCACGATTGGGACGCCATTTGCACTCTGGCTGGCACGTGGCAGCTCAAAATTCAAGTCGACGCTCAAAGTCATCATGGCATTGCCCGTGGTCATGCCGCCTGCCGTCGCAGGTCTGGCCTTGCTGCTGACGTTTGGAAGACGTGGCTTACTCGGGCCGCTGCTAGAAGAAGCGGGAATTTCCCTCCCATTCACCATGGCAGCCGTCGTCATGGCCCAGGTTTTCGTCAGCGCACCTTTTTATATTCGCGCATCGGTTGCCGGCTTCGAAGCGGTACATAAAGAATACGAAGATGCCGCACGCCTGGACGGGGCCGCAGAATGGCAGGTCATTCGCTATGTGACGATACCCATGTCGATGAATGCGCTCAGCGCAGGGTTGGTACTCTCGTGGGCGCGTGGCCTGGGTGAGTTTGGCGCGACCATCTTATTCGCAGGCAGCTTGCAGGGCACAACCCAAACGCTGCCCTTGCTCGTCTATAACATCTTTGAGCGCGATTTATACGCAGCTGCATGGGTGGGTATGATCCTCATAGGGTTTGCATTCTTGACGCTGATGCTGAGCCAATGGCTGAGCACAGCGCGCAACAACTCATAA
- the modA gene encoding molybdate ABC transporter substrate-binding protein, whose amino-acid sequence MQTQHSTAQTLRTLYHRCFRKNPFVYIFLTALLITSCTSAPEQTTLTVFAASSLTDAMNEIKTVFEEEHTHVEVVYQFAGSSTLSAQLLSGAQADVFASANTNQMQRVMEGDLVTSAATRYFAFNRLALITPKEATTPIESVKDLAQPGIQVVLAAPDVPVRTYTDRFLETLSTAYSADYGENFKDAVLANVVSEESNVRLVANRIALGEGDAAFVYMTDVTASIADQVEIIPMPPEANPIASYPIAYLANSASPELAEQFQSFILSEEGQAILLKWGFCVAPEDASYMLDLEEMPEFTANQIRCS is encoded by the coding sequence ATGCAAACACAACACTCAACAGCCCAAACTCTTAGGACATTATATCATCGTTGTTTTAGGAAGAATCCATTTGTTTATATATTCCTAACAGCGCTATTAATCACATCTTGCACGAGTGCGCCTGAGCAGACCACATTAACCGTTTTTGCCGCTTCCTCGCTGACGGATGCCATGAACGAAATTAAGACCGTTTTCGAAGAAGAACATACCCATGTTGAAGTCGTCTACCAATTTGCCGGATCATCGACCCTCTCCGCTCAATTACTCAGCGGTGCTCAGGCAGATGTGTTTGCCAGTGCCAATACCAACCAAATGCAACGCGTGATGGAAGGTGACCTCGTTACATCAGCAGCCACCCGTTATTTCGCATTCAATCGTTTGGCATTGATTACTCCTAAAGAAGCGACAACGCCTATAGAATCCGTTAAGGACCTGGCCCAACCTGGCATACAGGTCGTGCTCGCTGCGCCGGATGTGCCCGTTCGCACGTATACAGATCGTTTCCTGGAGACACTCTCCACGGCGTATAGCGCGGATTATGGCGAAAACTTCAAAGATGCTGTCCTTGCCAACGTTGTATCTGAGGAAAGCAATGTACGGCTGGTAGCCAATCGCATTGCATTGGGTGAAGGCGACGCCGCTTTTGTTTACATGACAGATGTTACCGCATCTATCGCCGATCAGGTAGAAATCATTCCAATGCCACCCGAAGCGAACCCCATTGCATCATACCCGATTGCTTACCTGGCAAACAGCGCCTCGCCAGAATTGGCTGAACAATTCCAATCATTTATACTGAGTGAAGAAGGTCAGGCGATCCTGCTCAAATGGGGCTTCTGTGTTGCGCCAGAGGATGCATCCTATATGCTGGATTTAGAAGAAATGCCTGAATTCACAGCAAACCAAATCAGGTGTAGCTAG
- a CDS encoding response regulator codes for MTSTLLGKIMIVDDDAMNREVMEAFLTFEHFDVVAVKDGWLALEKIEQEKPNLVMLDLRMPDMDGIELCRQIKSQYAIPVFIITGMDTLKERSESKAAGADEFISRPFEVETLIHRIKAYLLY; via the coding sequence GTGACTTCTACCTTGCTAGGTAAAATCATGATCGTCGACGACGATGCTATGAATCGGGAAGTGATGGAGGCATTCCTCACCTTTGAGCATTTTGACGTCGTCGCCGTTAAAGATGGCTGGCTTGCTCTGGAAAAAATCGAGCAGGAAAAGCCTAATCTCGTCATGCTTGACCTGCGCATGCCTGATATGGATGGCATTGAGCTTTGCCGTCAGATTAAATCCCAATATGCGATCCCTGTGTTTATCATTACAGGCATGGATACGCTTAAAGAACGTTCTGAATCGAAAGCGGCTGGTGCTGATGAATTTATATCCCGGCCATTTGAAGTTGAAACGCTCATTCATCGTATTAAGGCATATCTACTGTATTAG
- a CDS encoding SH3 domain-containing protein — protein MSYSSRRSGPPSWFIFLIAIAIVFGIYYLFIGVRDFLASGGMSRMDATQAAAIEATSTVEQRLLQVDLPTRRPTGTPTPECQTFVVSVPSAIVREQPSTTSRLVESLPEGSEVCVIQREGDTDWYLIDQNTLTNRIEAAYMRGDLIVPLNPTPTPSNTPTSIPTITATFTPSVTPTPTATLTPDPDEATRPSEPDTPEDAPVSS, from the coding sequence ATGTCTTATTCATCGCGCCGTAGTGGGCCCCCAAGCTGGTTTATTTTTCTGATTGCCATTGCAATTGTATTTGGCATTTATTACCTATTTATTGGCGTCAGAGACTTTTTGGCAAGTGGTGGTATGAGCCGTATGGACGCTACACAGGCGGCTGCAATAGAGGCGACTTCGACGGTTGAACAGCGTTTACTGCAGGTTGATTTACCAACGCGCCGCCCTACGGGGACCCCAACGCCAGAGTGCCAGACTTTTGTCGTCAGCGTGCCCAGTGCTATCGTCCGCGAACAACCTTCTACGACAAGTCGATTAGTTGAAAGCCTGCCAGAAGGCAGTGAAGTCTGTGTAATTCAACGGGAGGGCGACACAGACTGGTACCTGATTGATCAGAACACGCTGACAAACCGTATAGAAGCGGCCTATATGCGTGGTGATCTGATTGTGCCGCTCAACCCAACGCCGACGCCCTCTAATACGCCGACATCAATCCCCACCATCACGGCAACGTTTACGCCTTCCGTCACACCGACGCCAACAGCGACCTTGACCCCGGACCCTGACGAAGCAACGAGACCTTCAGAGCCTGATACGCCAGAGGACGCCCCGGTTTCTTCTTAA
- a CDS encoding phosphoglucomutase/phosphomannomutase family protein: protein MISFGTDGWRAVIADTFTFANLRLVAQAVADSINETTDTTKQPEVVIGYDTRFLSDRFAIEVARVMAGNGIIAWLSRSDVPTPAVSYNVVDKKADAGIVITASHNPPRYNGFKLKAPYGGSATHEQSKRVEQKLQHMEMEGRGPNVMDYQRGLDTDMIRRFDPTWVYFQHISDLVNLDLISSSEMKVVTDAMYGSGRGALPAILARTRTKVTEIRGIMNPGFGGIHPEPIVKYLTDLTAAVQREQAHVGLATDGDADRIGAVDNLGNFVDPHHVFALVLRHLIENRGMRGDVVKTISTTYMIDKMCKAYDLTLHETPVGFNHIADLMMKRDILIGGEESGGIGVKGHIPEGDGILMGLLLLEVIAQANAPLNEIIEDLQRTFGPACYARNDVRLSKQLPKNVIVEKLQDTAPTTMNGQTVTRVNTLDGIKYYMADDSWLLIRPSGTEPVLRIYAEAPSHADVQALLAEGDKMGHSVIS, encoded by the coding sequence ATGATTAGTTTTGGTACGGATGGATGGCGTGCCGTCATCGCGGATACCTTTACCTTTGCTAACTTAAGATTGGTCGCACAGGCTGTTGCAGATTCAATCAATGAAACAACGGATACCACGAAGCAACCGGAAGTCGTCATCGGCTATGACACACGATTCTTATCAGATCGCTTCGCTATTGAAGTCGCTCGTGTGATGGCGGGCAACGGCATTATCGCATGGCTATCACGCTCAGATGTACCAACCCCGGCTGTTTCCTACAATGTCGTCGATAAAAAAGCGGATGCCGGCATCGTCATCACAGCTAGCCACAACCCGCCACGCTATAACGGCTTTAAGCTTAAGGCACCTTATGGCGGCAGCGCCACGCACGAACAATCCAAACGGGTTGAACAAAAGCTCCAGCATATGGAGATGGAAGGTCGTGGCCCCAACGTTATGGATTACCAGCGCGGCCTGGATACCGATATGATCCGCCGCTTCGACCCAACATGGGTTTACTTCCAGCACATTAGCGATCTCGTCAACTTAGACCTCATCAGCAGCAGCGAGATGAAAGTCGTCACGGATGCTATGTATGGCTCCGGACGAGGAGCCTTACCCGCCATCCTGGCCCGGACCCGCACCAAAGTAACTGAAATCCGGGGTATCATGAACCCTGGCTTCGGCGGCATCCATCCAGAACCTATCGTCAAGTATTTGACCGACCTGACAGCCGCTGTTCAGCGTGAGCAAGCTCATGTCGGCCTAGCAACAGATGGTGACGCCGACCGCATCGGCGCGGTTGATAACCTGGGCAACTTTGTAGATCCTCACCATGTTTTCGCTCTTGTGCTGCGCCACCTCATTGAAAATCGGGGTATGCGCGGCGATGTCGTTAAGACGATTTCGACCACTTATATGATTGATAAAATGTGCAAGGCCTATGATCTGACCCTGCACGAAACGCCTGTAGGATTCAATCACATCGCAGACCTGATGATGAAACGTGACATTCTCATTGGTGGTGAGGAGAGCGGCGGCATCGGCGTCAAAGGTCACATTCCTGAAGGCGATGGCATCCTGATGGGCTTACTGCTGCTGGAAGTGATCGCCCAGGCCAATGCGCCCTTAAATGAAATCATCGAAGATTTACAGCGGACCTTTGGCCCGGCCTGTTATGCGCGTAATGACGTGCGACTCAGCAAGCAACTGCCCAAGAATGTCATTGTAGAGAAGTTACAGGATACGGCACCTACTACGATGAACGGCCAGACTGTGACGCGGGTAAACACGCTCGATGGCATTAAGTACTATATGGCAGATGATAGCTGGCTGCTCATCCGGCCCAGCGGGACCGAACCGGTCCTGCGCATCTATGCAGAAGCCCCCTCACACGCCGACGTCCAAGCATTGCTCGCTGAAGGCGATAAGATGGGTCATTCAGTCATTTCATAG
- a CDS encoding YgaP family membrane protein — MTRNESNLDRIIRIVLAVVFFVVAATVADNQVVQIGGIVLGAILLITAAVGFCPLYRLFGFSTCPTNS, encoded by the coding sequence ATGACACGTAATGAAAGCAATTTGGACCGTATTATTCGCATCGTATTGGCGGTTGTTTTCTTCGTTGTTGCGGCGACTGTTGCCGATAATCAAGTTGTACAGATTGGCGGCATTGTCCTGGGTGCTATTCTACTGATTACGGCAGCCGTTGGTTTTTGCCCGCTATATCGCCTCTTTGGCTTCTCCACCTGCCCGACCAACAGCTAG
- a CDS encoding iron-containing alcohol dehydrogenase has translation MATRETIWNLPRIEVTNDLGTLEEHRPAAVLTGNRAWNAVGSLLNLPIVVQAEPRTADQSFLDSLASGLPEHVEVVYGIGGGLAADAAKYVAWKNNKPAVIIPTALSVDGFFTSLVAVRKDGSVYYETTGPAEKVYIDFDVVSSAPEHIRGTGIVEILSMTTGLLDWKYAADRRKNAPNERYQLWAAQVAASIAQQAYKIADSVGQGSPDALRKLLDLICVEVQLTNQLGHNRPQEGSEQFFAYAIEPRTSHGEGVPYSDLVGPGILIAAALHDQNIAPIRDTLLSAGVRLGQLRRDDIVETLQLLPDYVKQHNLPYSIVNDLDINSEEAQQLISRTGLDLTDKQPL, from the coding sequence ATGGCTACAAGAGAAACAATCTGGAATTTACCGCGCATTGAAGTCACAAATGATCTGGGTACCCTGGAAGAGCACCGCCCCGCGGCTGTTTTGACGGGTAACCGTGCCTGGAACGCGGTAGGCTCGTTACTCAATTTACCCATTGTTGTCCAGGCAGAGCCGCGCACAGCAGATCAAAGCTTCCTGGATTCTTTGGCAAGTGGCTTACCAGAACACGTCGAAGTCGTTTATGGCATCGGCGGCGGCCTCGCAGCGGATGCAGCCAAATACGTCGCCTGGAAGAACAACAAACCCGCCGTCATCATTCCGACAGCGCTCAGTGTCGATGGTTTCTTCACATCGCTCGTGGCTGTCCGCAAAGATGGCAGTGTTTACTACGAAACGACCGGTCCGGCGGAAAAAGTCTATATTGATTTTGATGTCGTCAGCAGCGCGCCGGAGCACATCCGTGGCACTGGCATTGTCGAAATCCTCAGCATGACGACCGGCTTGCTCGATTGGAAATATGCCGCCGACCGCCGTAAAAATGCCCCCAATGAGCGTTATCAACTATGGGCGGCACAGGTTGCAGCGAGCATCGCCCAGCAAGCCTATAAAATTGCGGATAGCGTCGGCCAGGGTAGTCCGGATGCGCTCCGTAAGCTGCTGGATTTAATCTGCGTCGAGGTCCAACTCACCAATCAACTCGGCCATAATCGCCCACAAGAAGGCAGCGAGCAATTCTTCGCCTATGCGATTGAGCCGCGCACCTCTCATGGTGAAGGCGTCCCATACAGCGATCTGGTCGGCCCCGGTATCCTGATTGCAGCCGCCTTACACGACCAGAATATCGCGCCTATCCGTGATACCCTTCTGAGCGCTGGTGTACGCCTGGGCCAACTGCGCCGTGACGACATCGTCGAAACGCTGCAACTGCTGCCGGACTACGTCAAGCAGCATAACCTGCCCTATAGTATCGTCAATGATCTGGATATCAACAGCGAAGAAGCCCAACAGCTTATCTCTCGTACAGGGCTTGACCTGACAGATAAACAGCCTCTCTAA